A genomic stretch from Acropora palmata chromosome 13, jaAcrPala1.3, whole genome shotgun sequence includes:
- the LOC141864583 gene encoding uncharacterized protein LOC141864583 translates to MIMLPNKCMFSLFLVLLSGFTRALNCTSNSQDSAYEPFPKNVIPPQFHTRMEVTLSHRNETYFVIEIFDSEEERGTFTLLANGYEWESYWDKSENEIDYVYRDECKSYNWTQQGFDRYRCRFPPNESSLKLIGDACSAAVVLDLVYKNKTQNARYLGEKIVRNIPVKGWRICKEETAMDYWFSVEGWEHTSGNTSVPVVVEARPQDATSLMGGIIHSYSFLDFYFIDPGFGVQREMWCWGAVHGPPLPKLPSRFDVNLEYLFEESGRIWASREYYDLKRHQHRVDYDYHSSATRKAGARSHIVDFSSKSQTMYDRETGSCKDKGYINTQPTLLEKNDIYMFYVPFGKLSLFDDSEAKPFYQGRASTRGIQCDVWQQVRFNWPDKRVKKTIWRWYFTRTNWTQNLEVQPVPVMLTVEGNITINATAKVEYELLVNFYSFESRYPTENAFDLSYLCHKVPTPTAEKSRLSSGAVAGIAVVCTLLGLVLGVLVVYVVLKRSVILRMGPPPERFS, encoded by the exons ATGATCATGTTGCCCAACAAATGCATGTTTTCGTTATTCTTGGTTTTGCTCTCTGGGTTCACTCGAGCTCTGAACTGCACTAGTAATTCGCAGGACTCGGCATACGAGCCATTTCCAAAGAATGTCATTCCGCCGCAGTTTCACACTCGTATGGAGGTCACGTTGAGTCACAGAAACGAGACATATTTCGTTATCGAAATCTTCGATTCCGAGGAAGAACGAGGCACATTCACGCTGTTGGCGAATGGTTACGAGTGGGAATCGTACTGGGACAAATCGGAGAACGAGATTGATTACGTTTACCGCGATGAATGCAAGAGTTATAACTG GACACAACAAGGTTTTGATCGTTACAGATGTCGCTTTCCTCCAAACGAGAGCTCCCTAAAGCTTATCGGCGATGCTTGCAGTGCTGCAGTCGTCTTGGACCTCgtgtacaaaaacaaaacgcaaAATGCAAGGTATCTTGGCGAGAAAATTGTGCGAAACATTCCAGTAAAAGGATGGAGGATATGCAAAGAGGAAACCGCAATGGACTACTG GTTCTCTGTAGAAGGCTGGGAACACACTTCTGGCAACACTTCCGTTCCTGTAGTCGTGGAAGCGAGGCCACAGGACGCCACCAGCCTGATGGGTGGAATAATACATTCGTATTCCTTCCTTGATTTTTACTTCATTGATCCCGGGTTTGGAGTTCAAAGGGAAATGTGGTGTTGGGGAGCAGTCCATGGCCCGCCCTTGCCGAAACTTCCCTCACGGTTTGATGTCAATTTGGAGTACCTATTTGAGGAGTCTGGGCGCATTTGGGCCAGTCGA GAGTATTATGATTTGAAGAGACATCAGCACCGAGTGGATTATGATTACCATTCCAGCGCGACTAGGAAGGCTGGGGCGAGATCACACATCGTGGACTTTAGCTCGAAAAGTCAGACCATGTACGACAGAGAGACAG gTAGTTGCAAGGACAAAGGATACATAAACACGCAGCCAACATTGCTAGAAAAGAATGACATTTACATGTTTTACGTGCCGTTCGGCAAATTGTCATTGTTTGACGACTCCGAGGCGAAACCGTTTTACCAAGGAAGGGCGTCGACCAGAGGCATCCAATGCGACGTTTGGCAACAGGTTCGCTTTAACTGGCCAGATAAGAGGGTGAAGAAAACAATATGGCGATGGTACTTCACTCGAACAAATTGGACACAGAACTTGGAGGTTCAACCG GTCCCAGTAATGCTCACAGTCGAAGGAAACATAACAATAAACGCCACTGCCAAGGTTGAATACGAACTACTCGTCAATTTCTACTCGTTTGAAAGTCGCTACCCAACCGAGAATGCTTTCGATTTGTCGTATCTCTGCCACAAGGTGCCCACACCTACTGCGGAAAAGAGTCGTTTATCTTCGGGAGCTGTCGCCGGGATCGCCGTTGTGTGCACTTTGTTGGGATTAGTCCTCGGGGTTCTAGTGGTGTACGTCGTCCTCAAAAGATCAGTTATCTTAAGGATGGGACCGCCTCCGGAAAGATTCTCGTAG
- the LOC141864588 gene encoding uncharacterized protein LOC141864588, translated as MLLINITSCGRLRFTACSNSTLKLAPLYEIMGNTVFLFLFVSIACILLCDLPTPAAGLDVIMPTCSEKQFRDKDKMCSHRFLEKAMQHGVNCSEELKKYKMCYKNFTLDCYDGFLNSYPNMTTPMGRVADIKSKMHLFAGMICGITDGPVNTTGLPNKIKHLLKCKSEFFVEAKTCAMAFHTKFEMKMQNSSSPMMMPDLCDSFKAAKMCNAHFMKKHCTLEKSPPPDRFNPFCPNKMDRPDPKAGSSKIAITNGILTITSFAIYLLL; from the exons ATGTTACTCATTAACATAACTAGCTGTGGGCGGCTTCGTTTTACGGCCTGCTCGAATTCAACGTTAAAGTTAGCTCCACTTTACGAAATTATGGGCAACAcagtgtttctttttctcttcgtttCCATCGCTTGCATCTTGTTGTGCG ATTTACCAACGCCTGCCGCAGGTTTGGATGTTATTATGCCCACATGTTCCGAGAAGCAGTTTCGCGATAAAGACAAAATGTGTTCCCACAGATTTCTAGAGAAAGCGATGCAACACGGTGTAAATTGCAG TGAGGAACTGAAGAAATACAAAATGTGCTACAAGAACTTTACCTTGGACTGCTACGATGGTTTTTTGAATTCATACCCAAACATGACCACGCCCATGGGTCGTGTCGCTGACATTAAATCGAAGATGCATCTCTTCGCTGGAATGATCTGTGGTATCACTGATGGTCCCGTCAATACCACAGGCCTTCCAAACAAGATCAAGCATTTGCTCAAGTGCAAATCAGAGTTTTTCGTTGAGGCCAAGACATGCGCAATGGCGTTTCACACAAAGTTTGAGATGAAGATGCAAAACTCAAGCTCCCCTATGATGATGCCCGACCTGTGCGA TTCTTTCAAGGCAGCAAAAATGTGCAATGCACACTTCATGAAGAAGCACTGCACCTTGGAGAAGTCGCCACCACCAGACCGCTTTAATCCGTTCTGCCCTAACAAGATGGATCGCCCTGATCCCAAGGCTGGTAGCAGCAAAATAGCAATCACCAACGGAATACTTACGATAACCTCCTTTGCTATTTACTTGCTGTTGTAA